A window of Actinobacillus suis ATCC 33415 contains these coding sequences:
- the mqo gene encoding malate dehydrogenase (quinone), which produces MSNSPSAVSSFSDVTLIGAGIMSGTLGTLLKELAPHKTISVFEKLSAVGLESSNEWHNAGTGHAALCELNYTAQQANGEIETERALKIFEDFQLSLQLWSYLVETGKISQPQQFIQPIPHISFVQGEADVAFLKKRYQALTQHHFFAEMQFSQAPEQLAQWMPLMMADRPTNQPVAASYMAGGTDVNFGALTRKLFAYLASQGAELNLNHQVSDLVRLPNGEWEISVIDASNQLRKHRSKFVFIGCGGGSLHLLQKSGIAEAKSIGGFPVSGLFMVCNNPQVIAQHQAKVYGKAKVGAPPMSVPHLDSRFINGKQTLLFGPFAGFTTKFLKQGSHFDLITSIRPANFSSVMVAGVKNLPLANYLVKQAMLTKEQRMAELREFMPNAKSEDWDLLVAGQRVQVIRQNDMRFGTEVIHAQDGSLAVLLGASPGASTSVKAMLDVICRCFVDELPEWQTKLEQMMPSFNKALRNEPELYTQLKARFASSLKLTLN; this is translated from the coding sequence ATGAGTAACTCGCCTTCTGCCGTTTCCTCGTTTTCGGATGTCACTTTAATTGGGGCTGGGATTATGAGCGGAACCTTAGGTACGTTGTTAAAAGAACTTGCACCTCACAAGACCATCAGTGTCTTTGAAAAATTATCGGCAGTAGGCTTAGAAAGCTCAAATGAATGGCACAATGCAGGCACCGGTCATGCAGCATTATGCGAGCTGAATTACACCGCACAGCAAGCGAATGGTGAAATTGAAACCGAACGCGCGTTGAAAATTTTCGAAGATTTCCAGTTGTCGTTACAGCTTTGGAGTTACTTGGTTGAAACGGGAAAAATTAGTCAGCCGCAGCAATTTATTCAGCCGATTCCACATATCAGTTTCGTGCAGGGCGAGGCGGATGTTGCGTTTCTGAAAAAACGCTATCAAGCATTAACCCAACATCATTTTTTTGCCGAGATGCAATTTAGCCAAGCGCCGGAGCAATTAGCACAATGGATGCCGTTGATGATGGCGGATCGTCCCACTAACCAGCCGGTTGCCGCCAGTTATATGGCGGGAGGCACCGATGTCAATTTCGGGGCATTAACTCGTAAACTATTCGCTTATTTAGCTTCGCAAGGTGCGGAGCTAAACTTAAATCATCAAGTCTCAGATTTGGTCCGCTTACCGAATGGCGAATGGGAAATTTCCGTGATTGACGCTTCAAATCAGCTACGTAAACATCGTAGTAAATTTGTGTTTATCGGCTGTGGTGGCGGTAGTTTGCATTTGTTACAGAAATCCGGCATTGCCGAGGCGAAAAGTATTGGCGGCTTTCCGGTTAGCGGTTTATTTATGGTGTGTAACAATCCGCAAGTGATTGCCCAGCATCAGGCTAAAGTGTATGGCAAAGCGAAAGTAGGGGCGCCGCCAATGTCCGTGCCTCACTTAGATAGCCGTTTTATCAATGGTAAGCAAACATTATTGTTCGGGCCTTTTGCCGGTTTTACGACTAAATTCTTAAAACAAGGCAGCCATTTCGACTTAATTACCTCTATTCGTCCGGCGAATTTTAGCTCGGTGATGGTTGCCGGCGTTAAAAACTTACCACTAGCCAATTATTTGGTGAAACAAGCGATGTTAACCAAAGAACAACGTATGGCGGAGTTACGAGAGTTTATGCCGAATGCGAAAAGTGAAGATTGGGATTTGTTAGTTGCCGGTCAGCGGGTACAGGTGATTCGTCAAAACGATATGCGTTTCGGTACGGAAGTGATTCACGCTCAAGACGGTTCGCTTGCGGTGCTGCTTGGCGCATCTCCGGGCGCCTCCACTTCGGTAAAAGCAATGTTAGATGTGATTTGTCGCTGCTTTGTTGATGAGTTGCCAGAATGGCAGACTAAACTTGAACAAATGATGCCTTCTTTCAATAAAGCGTTACGCAATGAGCCGGAACTTTATACACAGCTTAAAGCACGCTTTGCCTCAAGTCTGAAACTCACCCTCAATTAA
- a CDS encoding LysR substrate-binding domain-containing protein gives MAYNFLFVGSHWDAYPQIELILLTDDSIADLMDGSIDIAIRAAEPAPNSQLIVRYLTQWRLCLCASPAYLAENPIRTPTDLLAQKWLKYNDSVFNNAFSNLNLGQFRSSKILHCPTILAARTLAISGFGLTFQLEGEIASAIKKEELEIVLPHIQMPYYNLYAVTAHRKQSAKMECVLKLLKESF, from the coding sequence GTGGCATACAATTTTTTATTTGTTGGCAGCCATTGGGACGCTTATCCGCAAATTGAACTGATTTTACTGACGGATGACAGTATCGCAGATTTAATGGATGGTTCAATTGATATTGCTATACGTGCTGCCGAACCAGCCCCTAATAGCCAATTGATCGTCCGTTACCTTACTCAATGGCGACTTTGTCTATGTGCTTCCCCCGCATATTTAGCTGAAAATCCTATTCGTACGCCAACGGATTTATTAGCACAAAAATGGCTGAAATATAACGATAGCGTATTTAATAATGCTTTTAGCAATCTAAATTTGGGGCAATTTCGTAGCAGTAAAATTCTACACTGCCCAACGATTCTTGCAGCGAGAACCTTGGCTATTTCAGGCTTCGGACTCACCTTCCAACTTGAAGGTGAAATTGCCTCAGCAATTAAAAAAGAAGAATTGGAAATAGTACTGCCGCATATTCAAATGCCGTACTACAATCTATATGCCGTCACTGCTCATCGTAAGCAATCCGCCAAAATGGAATGTGTTTTGAAATTATTAAAAGAAAGTTTTTAA
- a CDS encoding MFS transporter codes for MQQVKTINSILLLIILSALMAFTSLSTDIYLPAMPQMTQDLGGQAELTVTGFLIGFALAQLLWGPISDRIGRKIPLYMGMVLFVIGSVGCAMSETIGQIVFWRVFQAFGACTAPMLARAMVRDLFDKTRAVQLMFTLMIIMVAAPIAGPLIGGQLLKVSSWHTIFYLLAAIGTLIRKLN; via the coding sequence ATGCAACAAGTTAAAACTATCAACAGTATTTTATTACTCATTATTTTATCGGCATTGATGGCATTTACTTCGCTTTCAACGGATATTTATCTGCCTGCGATGCCACAAATGACCCAAGATTTAGGCGGTCAAGCAGAATTAACGGTTACGGGATTTTTGATTGGCTTTGCTTTAGCACAGTTGCTTTGGGGCCCGATTAGCGACCGTATCGGACGTAAAATACCGCTTTATATGGGTATGGTTTTATTTGTGATTGGCTCGGTAGGCTGTGCGATGTCGGAGACAATTGGGCAAATTGTTTTTTGGCGTGTATTTCAGGCATTCGGTGCTTGTACTGCACCGATGTTGGCTCGCGCAATGGTGCGTGATTTGTTTGACAAAACACGCGCCGTGCAATTGATGTTCACACTGATGATTATTATGGTGGCAGCGCCGATTGCAGGGCCTTTGATTGGTGGACAACTGCTCAAAGTCAGCTCGTGGCATACAATTTTTTATTTGTTGGCAGCCATTGGGACGCTTATCCGCAAATTGAACTGA
- the lldD gene encoding FMN-dependent L-lactate dehydrogenase LldD, whose translation MIISSANDYREAARRRVPPFMFHYADGGSFAERTLERNVTDLADLALRQRVLKDMSKLDTEIELFGEKLAMPAVLAPVGACGMYARRGEVQAAQAAENKGIPFTLSTVSICPIEEVTAAIKRPMWFQLYVLKDRGFMKHVLERAKAAGCSTLVFTVDMPTPGARYRDRHSGMSGDYKEIRRALQAVTHPFWAWDVGLRGKPHSLGNVSAYTGKAVGLDDYVVWLGENFDPSISWKDLEWIRDFWDGPMVIKGILDPEDAKDAVRFGADGIVVSNHGGRQLDGTLSTAKALPSIADAVKGDIKILADSGIRNGLDIVRMLALGADATMLGRAFVYALGAAGKAGVENMLDIFKKEMHVAMTLTSNQKISDITRDALVDLSKL comes from the coding sequence ATGATTATTTCATCAGCCAATGATTATCGTGAAGCAGCACGCCGTCGAGTTCCTCCGTTTATGTTTCATTATGCGGACGGCGGTTCGTTTGCTGAGCGTACCCTAGAGCGCAATGTGACTGATCTTGCCGATCTAGCATTACGTCAACGTGTGTTAAAAGATATGTCGAAGCTTGATACCGAAATTGAATTATTTGGTGAAAAGCTGGCAATGCCGGCGGTGCTTGCACCGGTAGGTGCTTGTGGTATGTATGCTCGCCGTGGTGAAGTACAGGCGGCACAGGCAGCGGAAAATAAAGGCATTCCGTTCACGCTTTCTACGGTATCAATTTGTCCGATTGAAGAAGTGACCGCCGCAATTAAACGTCCAATGTGGTTCCAACTTTATGTGTTAAAAGACCGCGGTTTTATGAAACACGTGTTAGAACGTGCCAAAGCGGCAGGTTGTTCAACCTTAGTCTTTACCGTGGATATGCCGACACCAGGTGCTCGTTATCGTGACCGTCATTCGGGTATGAGTGGCGATTACAAAGAAATTCGCCGTGCATTACAAGCGGTAACGCATCCGTTCTGGGCGTGGGATGTTGGTCTTAGAGGAAAACCACATTCACTTGGTAACGTTTCAGCTTATACCGGTAAAGCGGTAGGTTTAGATGATTACGTCGTGTGGTTAGGCGAGAACTTCGACCCGTCAATTTCGTGGAAAGATCTGGAATGGATTCGTGATTTCTGGGATGGTCCAATGGTGATCAAAGGCATTTTAGATCCGGAAGATGCGAAAGATGCGGTACGTTTCGGTGCGGATGGTATTGTGGTTTCAAATCACGGTGGTCGCCAGCTAGACGGTACATTATCTACAGCAAAAGCATTACCTTCAATTGCTGATGCGGTGAAAGGCGATATTAAAATTCTTGCTGATTCAGGTATTCGTAACGGCTTAGATATTGTACGTATGCTCGCATTAGGTGCGGATGCTACGATGCTTGGACGTGCGTTTGTTTACGCTCTTGGCGCAGCAGGCAAAGCCGGTGTAGAAAATATGTTAGATATCTTCAAGAAAGAAATGCACGTTGCCATGACCCTTACCAGCAACCAAAAAATCAGCGACATCACCCGTGATGCGTTAGTGGATTTGAGTAAGTTATAA
- a CDS encoding flavodoxin, which translates to MKLKKTLLLSAILSTTTTLSAQAKNLIIYFSQPENYTADQLVDGVSGASKLIKNGEMLGANEYLAKEIQKNTGAELFRLETVQSYPATHQPLLDFAQNEQRQNIKPALKSLPNLADVDTVFLVYPIWWYQMPMPLYSLLEQVDFSGKNIVPVVGHGGSRLGGTDKVIQQLQPQAKVKKSFEAYLHKTVRAEPEVEKRLAKFLTENGYNK; encoded by the coding sequence ATGAAATTAAAAAAGACATTACTTCTTAGTGCGATTTTATCCACGACCACAACATTATCTGCTCAAGCCAAAAACTTGATTATCTACTTCTCTCAACCTGAAAACTACACAGCCGATCAATTAGTGGACGGTGTCTCAGGGGCGAGTAAGCTGATTAAAAACGGCGAAATGCTGGGCGCAAATGAATATTTGGCGAAAGAAATTCAGAAAAACACAGGCGCGGAATTATTCCGTTTGGAAACGGTGCAAAGCTATCCGGCCACTCATCAGCCGTTGCTAGATTTTGCGCAAAATGAACAGCGTCAAAATATCAAGCCAGCGTTGAAATCGCTGCCTAATTTAGCGGACGTGGACACGGTATTTTTGGTCTATCCGATTTGGTGGTATCAAATGCCGATGCCGCTTTATTCTTTGCTTGAACAAGTGGATTTTAGCGGAAAAAATATCGTGCCTGTGGTCGGTCACGGCGGTAGTCGCTTGGGCGGAACGGATAAAGTTATTCAGCAACTTCAACCCCAAGCCAAAGTGAAGAAAAGTTTTGAGGCGTATTTACATAAAACGGTCAGAGCAGAGCCTGAAGTAGAAAAACGGTTGGCGAAGTTCTTAACTGAAAATGGTTATAACAAATAA
- a CDS encoding alpha/beta hydrolase, with amino-acid sequence MKYLLLIGGLLMQPLSAQPFTQNSSVNDILTQPTFQGFAERLLPWDDKSNEPNLQLNQIEQLMPYHSHISPQVVTTTLNKMLQRAEQGDTIFYEIYSEVEKRQDPSKQHTGIFVFKGKPNAPFAMIAPGGGFAYVGSLHEGFPIAQSIAEQGYNAFVVKYRAGMGGQIATEDMAQAVEFVQKNAKRLQVDPNGYSVWGASAGARMAAYIGSYGTQAFGTTQNSKPNSVIMLYTGHNDYNRQGEPATFVAIGEQDGIASPNVMKRRLEKLNEMGVPTEFHLYKNLGRGFALGTGTTAEGWEKQAVKFWQQQR; translated from the coding sequence ATGAAATATTTATTACTCATTGGAGGACTTTTAATGCAGCCCCTTTCTGCTCAACCATTTACCCAAAACAGTAGCGTAAACGATATTCTTACCCAACCAACATTTCAAGGGTTTGCTGAGCGTCTGCTGCCTTGGGATGACAAAAGTAATGAGCCAAATTTACAACTAAACCAAATTGAACAGTTAATGCCTTATCATAGCCATATTTCGCCACAGGTAGTGACGACAACGCTAAATAAAATGCTCCAGCGAGCAGAACAAGGCGATACCATTTTTTACGAAATTTATAGCGAAGTGGAAAAACGCCAAGATCCAAGCAAGCAACATACAGGCATATTTGTATTTAAAGGCAAACCGAATGCGCCCTTTGCGATGATTGCCCCAGGCGGTGGCTTTGCTTACGTTGGATCACTGCATGAGGGCTTTCCGATTGCGCAATCTATTGCCGAACAAGGCTATAACGCATTTGTCGTGAAATATAGAGCGGGCATGGGTGGACAAATCGCCACCGAAGATATGGCTCAAGCGGTCGAATTCGTGCAAAAAAATGCAAAAAGGTTACAAGTCGACCCTAACGGCTATTCCGTATGGGGCGCCTCCGCCGGGGCAAGAATGGCAGCCTATATCGGCTCATACGGCACTCAGGCTTTTGGCACAACACAAAACTCCAAGCCCAACAGTGTGATTATGCTCTACACAGGACACAACGATTACAACCGCCAAGGCGAACCAGCAACCTTTGTTGCTATCGGCGAACAAGACGGCATCGCATCACCAAATGTGATGAAACGCCGTCTTGAAAAACTCAACGAAATGGGCGTGCCAACAGAATTTCATCTTTATAAAAATCTTGGGCGCGGTTTCGCATTAGGCACGGGAACAACAGCAGAAGGCTGGGAAAAACAGGCTGTTAAATTTTGGCAACAGCAACGTTAA
- a CDS encoding DUF4405 domain-containing protein — protein MKKKYLFQLAQDLVLTAILLSLFGYHLYEEITHEWLGLVFFALIISHLSLNIWWLKKLFSGSYNGYRILQSAVNLATFLLFLTACISGIMLSKHLFAEMPFHSTTDFMRKIHMTSTHWLQIFAGVHLGLHWKAIANLLANGYRLDLEHWLARWLIPACWLIIATCGIFIFVQRELLPYLLLKVDFAYFNYDEPQAVFYFDFFAILIAVAYSTRFLVWLILFRQNNATS, from the coding sequence ATGAAGAAAAAATATCTCTTCCAACTCGCTCAAGATTTGGTTCTCACGGCAATTTTGCTTTCGCTTTTTGGTTATCATCTTTATGAAGAAATCACGCACGAATGGCTCGGTTTAGTCTTTTTTGCCTTGATTATCTCACATCTTTCGCTGAATATCTGGTGGCTCAAAAAGCTATTTTCAGGCAGCTATAACGGATATCGCATTTTGCAAAGTGCGGTTAATTTGGCAACGTTTTTGTTATTTTTAACCGCTTGTATCAGTGGCATTATGCTTTCTAAACATCTGTTTGCAGAAATGCCGTTCCACTCTACCACCGATTTTATGCGAAAAATTCATATGACCAGCACTCATTGGCTGCAAATTTTCGCAGGCGTCCATTTGGGGTTACATTGGAAAGCGATTGCGAATTTATTAGCAAACGGCTACCGTTTAGATCTTGAACATTGGCTCGCTCGTTGGCTTATTCCTGCTTGCTGGTTGATTATCGCTACTTGTGGCATTTTCATTTTTGTACAACGAGAGTTGTTGCCCTATTTATTGCTGAAAGTGGATTTTGCCTATTTCAATTATGATGAACCACAAGCGGTCTTTTATTTTGACTTTTTTGCGATTTTAATTGCGGTGGCTTACAGCACAAGATTTTTGGTTTGGTTAATTTTATTTAGGCAAAACAATGCAACAAGTTAA
- a CDS encoding DMT family transporter has translation MISLVAAPVGVLVGMGIALQTGINSVLRKNVVSPLLSSFVSFGFGSILLILLIFVQNEPLAVSTETLSQSPWWIWLGGLLAMFGLTVNILIFPRLGSVQTAIMPILGQVITGTLIDTFGWFSAPQYDFTLLRLVGLAAVMVGIGVAIVLPSLKQRSLKNRAESSLLVWQILGISGGVASGITPAVNAALRQTLHSTSFAVFVPFAIGTLLLALVICCKEPTAWRYLKNALKQPQPWWQWFGGLLGAIYIGGIVLIVPQIGTGGAIVTSLFGLLVGSLLIDQFGLLGATKKPINALQIIGLLVLLAGVVIIQISK, from the coding sequence ATGATTTCGTTAGTTGCTGCGCCTGTTGGCGTGTTGGTGGGAATGGGGATTGCGTTGCAGACGGGGATAAATTCGGTGTTGCGTAAAAATGTTGTGTCGCCATTGTTGTCGTCTTTTGTATCTTTTGGCTTTGGCTCTATCTTATTGATTTTGCTGATTTTTGTGCAAAATGAACCGCTTGCGGTTTCAACAGAAACATTAAGCCAATCGCCTTGGTGGATTTGGTTAGGTGGTTTGTTGGCGATGTTCGGGCTGACGGTCAATATCTTGATTTTCCCTCGTTTGGGCAGTGTGCAAACAGCGATTATGCCGATTTTAGGGCAAGTCATCACGGGCACGTTGATTGACACATTCGGCTGGTTTTCGGCACCACAATATGATTTTACCCTATTGCGCTTAGTCGGCTTAGCGGCAGTAATGGTGGGCATTGGCGTGGCGATTGTACTGCCTTCGCTCAAACAACGCAGCCTGAAAAACCGTGCAGAAAGTTCATTGTTGGTTTGGCAAATTCTCGGCATCAGCGGCGGCGTGGCATCAGGCATTACGCCTGCGGTCAATGCTGCCTTACGCCAGACTTTACATTCCACCAGCTTTGCGGTCTTCGTTCCCTTTGCTATCGGTACGCTGTTATTGGCTTTGGTGATTTGTTGCAAAGAACCAACCGCTTGGCGATATCTCAAAAATGCGCTGAAACAACCGCAACCTTGGTGGCAATGGTTCGGTGGTTTGCTCGGGGCGATTTATATCGGCGGTATTGTGCTGATCGTGCCACAAATCGGCACAGGCGGTGCGATTGTAACTTCGTTATTTGGCTTGTTAGTCGGCAGCTTGTTGATTGACCAATTCGGCTTGCTCGGCGCAACCAAAAAACCGATTAACGCCTTACAAATCATAGGCTTGCTGGTGTTATTGGCGGGTGTAGTGATTATTCAAATAAGTAAATAA
- a CDS encoding SDR family oxidoreductase has product MQKINKILVVGATGSIGQYVVTEALNKGYQVRALVRNPNKVQFDKRVDVFIGDLTQPDTLKGISDGIDGIIFTQGNYADPENVDYQGVKTIVNSLNGRYTKLVLMSTIYSILVVNELRFDNGCAWKRRTERLIRASHQPYTIIRPSWFDCNEADEQQLFITQGKTNYSLTASDGGISRVQLAETLVQALTVPEAEHKTIELFAEKGERTMGFNRLFATAIADEPTENFDGIKDPNNRPFNLEPANVVQDLQSLAKIKRA; this is encoded by the coding sequence ATGCAAAAAATAAACAAAATTTTAGTGGTTGGCGCCACAGGCAGTATTGGGCAATATGTCGTAACTGAAGCCCTAAATAAAGGTTATCAAGTTCGTGCGTTGGTACGTAATCCAAACAAAGTTCAGTTTGATAAGAGAGTTGACGTTTTTATCGGCGATTTAACCCAACCTGATACGTTAAAAGGTATTTCAGATGGCATTGATGGCATTATTTTCACCCAAGGCAATTATGCTGATCCTGAAAATGTGGATTATCAAGGGGTAAAAACCATTGTGAATTCCCTCAACGGTCGCTATACCAAACTAGTACTGATGAGTACGATTTACAGTATTCTAGTCGTGAATGAACTCCGTTTTGACAATGGTTGTGCTTGGAAACGCCGTACTGAACGCTTAATTCGAGCTTCTCATCAACCTTATACTATTATTCGCCCTAGCTGGTTTGACTGCAATGAAGCAGATGAACAACAGCTCTTTATCACGCAAGGCAAAACAAATTACTCCCTGACCGCAAGCGATGGTGGTATTTCTCGTGTACAACTAGCAGAAACCTTAGTCCAGGCTTTAACGGTTCCCGAGGCAGAACATAAAACCATTGAATTATTTGCCGAAAAAGGCGAGCGGACAATGGGTTTTAATCGTTTGTTTGCGACAGCGATTGCAGATGAACCAACAGAAAATTTTGACGGAATTAAAGACCCGAATAATCGCCCTTTTAATCTAGAGCCTGCTAATGTGGTACAAGATTTACAAAGTCTAGCAAAAATAAAGCGCGCTTAG
- a CDS encoding tannase/feruloyl esterase family alpha/beta hydrolase, which translates to MLKLTAISSAIALIGISQMAYATTPTPSSAAQQCAALKEAKIYDTQIIKAEWLPAGELPQDKNAAMSGASAKPVTAGAHCIVTGEIEKRIGVNGKPYAISFQLRLPEQWNKKFLFQGGGGTNGIVSPAIGKTPVRGSDALPALSRGYAVVSTDSGHGGGSRDISFSEDQLARFNYALASTGKVTVVAKQLIEQMYQTKPSKSFFMGCSNGGREAMQAAMRYPQEFDGVVAGNPGFRLSRAAVAEAWDNQHFLKYAPTNEKGEKIVANALTQADLDVVVKGVLKQCDAKDGLADGIINAWEQCDFKPEMVTAELGERAEQKVALLNAIFGGAQNSRGENVYASWPYDAGLNTNGWRVWKHGSSQTAEPNAINFMMGVQSLAQYFMTPHNPMFDTLTFDFDKDVAKTAEIAGVHDADETDLSYFQAKGGKMIIFEGVSDPVFSAHDLRDWYNQLQANMQDVQGFARVFMVPGMNHCGMGPATENFDPLTALEQWTDEGKAPDFILAKAGPEMSNKAKEMPLCPYPKIATYIGGDENKATSFECK; encoded by the coding sequence ATGCTCAAACTCACGGCAATTTCCAGTGCGATAGCGCTGATCGGCATAAGTCAAATGGCATATGCTACGACTCCTACTCCTTCGTCCGCTGCACAGCAATGTGCTGCATTAAAAGAAGCGAAGATTTACGATACGCAGATTATCAAAGCAGAATGGTTGCCAGCCGGTGAATTACCCCAAGATAAGAATGCGGCGATGAGTGGTGCGAGTGCTAAGCCGGTTACCGCTGGTGCGCATTGTATTGTCACCGGTGAAATCGAAAAACGCATCGGGGTAAACGGCAAACCGTATGCGATTAGTTTCCAACTCCGCTTACCGGAACAATGGAATAAAAAATTCTTATTTCAAGGCGGTGGCGGCACAAATGGCATCGTTTCCCCTGCAATTGGTAAAACACCGGTACGTGGTTCGGATGCTTTACCGGCTCTTTCTCGTGGTTATGCGGTGGTGAGTACCGATAGCGGTCACGGTGGTGGTTCACGAGATATCTCATTTTCTGAAGATCAATTGGCTCGTTTTAACTATGCGTTGGCTTCCACCGGTAAGGTAACTGTAGTCGCTAAACAACTGATCGAACAAATGTATCAAACAAAGCCGAGCAAGAGCTTCTTCATGGGCTGTTCGAATGGCGGACGAGAGGCGATGCAAGCGGCGATGCGTTATCCGCAAGAGTTTGACGGTGTGGTAGCCGGCAACCCGGGTTTTCGTTTATCGAGAGCTGCTGTGGCGGAAGCGTGGGATAACCAACATTTCTTGAAATATGCCCCAACCAATGAAAAAGGCGAAAAAATTGTTGCCAATGCGCTGACGCAAGCGGATTTAGATGTGGTGGTAAAAGGCGTATTGAAACAGTGTGATGCCAAAGACGGCTTAGCGGACGGCATCATTAACGCTTGGGAACAGTGCGACTTTAAACCGGAAATGGTAACAGCAGAATTAGGCGAACGAGCAGAGCAAAAGGTAGCATTATTAAATGCGATTTTTGGTGGTGCGCAAAATAGCCGTGGTGAAAACGTATATGCTTCTTGGCCTTATGACGCAGGGCTTAATACCAATGGCTGGCGAGTGTGGAAACACGGTTCTTCGCAAACGGCTGAACCGAATGCCATCAATTTTATGATGGGCGTACAAAGTTTAGCGCAATATTTTATGACACCGCATAATCCGATGTTTGATACGCTCACATTCGATTTTGATAAAGATGTTGCCAAAACAGCTGAAATCGCAGGGGTACATGATGCCGATGAAACGGATTTATCTTACTTCCAAGCGAAAGGCGGCAAGATGATTATCTTTGAAGGCGTGTCTGACCCGGTATTCTCCGCACATGATTTACGTGATTGGTATAACCAATTGCAGGCAAATATGCAAGACGTACAAGGTTTTGCTCGGGTGTTTATGGTGCCGGGTATGAACCATTGCGGTATGGGGCCGGCAACGGAGAATTTCGACCCGCTTACGGCGTTAGAGCAATGGACGGATGAGGGCAAAGCGCCTGATTTTATTCTTGCAAAAGCTGGACCTGAGATGTCAAATAAAGCGAAAGAAATGCCGCTGTGTCCATATCCGAAAATTGCGACTTATATTGGCGGAGACGAAAACAAAGCTACCAGCTTTGAATGTAAATAG